In a single window of the Raphanus sativus cultivar WK10039 chromosome 9, ASM80110v3, whole genome shotgun sequence genome:
- the LOC108837627 gene encoding disease resistance protein RML1B isoform X1, whose protein sequence is MASASSFASRNYKFNVFSSFHGPDVRKTLLSHMREQFKRNGITMFDDQEIVRSQEIAPSLTNGIRESRISIVILSKKYASSSWCLDELVEILECKRAMGQIVMTIFYRVDPSDVRKQSGEFGISFNETCANKPDEERQKWSKALREVGNIAGEDFQKWDNEVNMIKKITRDVSDKLNATSSRDFDGMVGLESHLRKMEDLLDFDYDGVKMVGISGPAGIGKTTIARALHSRFSHKFQLTCFTENLRGSYHSSGLDDYGLQLHLQEQLLSKVLNQDGTRVCHLGVLPQRSSSLRVLIILDDVNSLKQLEALAGDTSWFGFGSRIIVTTEDQELLQQHGIDNIYHVSFPSRQEGLEILCRYAFKQCSPKEGFEELAIRITELCCKLPLGLRVVGSSLRGKREDEWIDVMSRLENILDQDIEKVLKVGYESLEDNEQTLFLYIAIFFKYNDGDLVKAMLAGIDLDVKYGLKILERKSLIEISARGEIRMHRLLQQVGKRAIRRQKLRNRQILVDANDICDVLLNNTVTSKVVGISFDTSAINEVFISKGAFKRMPNLRFLKVINSKYDVCERMDIPEEIELPQRLRFLHWKAYPIKCLPPTFNTECLVKLDLRHSQLEKLWEGTQPLKNLKQMDLSYSYYLKELPDLSNATNLEALKLNVCKSLVELPSSISNLGKLKDLWLVSCTNLEVVPTNYTFSSLNPIHIEISRTNMTTFGMSVPAANEVPPVSALSLPHYFSLSLSYNPKLKTLTQFPMTITRLDLNCSGMETICCIKDLHMLEAIFLLSCRELKSLPELPASLKSLHAGDCESLETVFCPLNTPLAKLTFTNCLKLGQQARNEIIHQRFHRSLQLGWSWLPGAEVPGEFELRALGNTLSFPLSTFSKFKVCLVCSPGNLPDSYYGHHLICRRIRKGYSYPIQEIGKCLFFISSNQPAKHLLVFHSDLLLEYGCLEESGDLTFEFTCDVKYFDIIECGVQIVKEEPDESNNGGSGDEDGDSNHWNTQESGQDSDEEEEADIISGTRSECGLSDQ, encoded by the exons ATGGCGTCTGCTTCTTCCTTTGCGTCTCGCAACTACAAGTTCAACGTCTTCTCGAGCTTCCATGGGCCTGACGTCCGTAAAACACTTCTCAGTCACATGCGCGAGCAATTCAAACGAAACGGGATCACTATGTTTGATGATCAAGAGATTGTGAGAAGCCAAGAGATAGCTCCTTCACTCACAAATGGTATAAGAGAATCAAGGATCTCGATCGTGATTCTCTCCAAGAAATATGCTTCTTCAAGCTGGTGTTTAGATGAACTGGTTGAGATATTGGAGTGCAAGAGAGCTATGGGGCAGATAGTCATGACCATCTTCTACAGAGTGGATCCATCTGATGTACGGAAACAGAGCGGAGAATTCGGGATCTCTTTCAATGAAACTTGTGCAAATAAGCCGGACGAGGAAAGGCAGAAGTGGAGCAAAGCTTTGAGAGAAGTGGGAAACATTGCTGGAGAAGACTTCCAAAAATG ggACAATGAAGTAAACATGATCAAGAAGATCACAAGAGATGTTTCAGATAAATTGAATGCAACATCATCTAGGGATTTTGATGGCATGGTGGGACTTGAGTCTCATTTAAGGAAAATGGAGGATTTGCTAGATTTTGATTACGATGGAGTAAAGATGGTTGGAATCTCAGGTCCTGCAGGGATCGGTAAAACAACCATTGCCAGAGCTTTACATAGTCGTTTCTCTCATAAGTTTCAGCTTACTTGTTTTACGGAAAACCTTAGAGGAAGCTATCATAGTAGTGGTCTTGACGACTATGGTCTGCAGTTGCATTTACAAGAACAACTTCTGTCAAAGGTTTTGAACCAAGATGGTACAAGGGTATGCCATCTAGGTGTGTTACCACAAAGGTCAAGCAGCCTGAGAGTGCTCATCATTCTTGATGATGTAAACAGTCTAAAGCAATTAGAGGCTTTGGCTGGAGATACttcttggtttggttttggaagTAGGATTATCGTAACCACGGAAGATCAAGAGCTTTTGCAACAACATGGTATCGATAATATATACCATGTTAGTTTTCCATCGAGACAAGAAGGTCTTGAAATCTTATGTAGATATGCTTTCAAGCAATGCTCTCCAAAGGAGGGTTTTGAAGAGCTTGCTATAAGGATAACAGAACTTTGTTGCAAGCTTCCGTTGGGTCTCCGCGTTGTGGGTTCATCTCTACGTGGGAAGAGGGAGGACGAATGGATAGATGTAATGAGTAGGCTAGAAAATATTCTTGATCAAGATATCGAGAAAGTGTTAAAAGTCGGCTACGAAAGTCTAGAAGACAATGAGCAAACACTATTTCTCTATATTGCAATCTTCTTCAAGTATAATGATGGTGATCTTGTGAAAGCCATGCTGGCTGGCATTGACTTGGACGTTAAATACGGGTTGAAAATCCTAGAAAGAAAATCGCTCATAGAGATATCTGCCCGTGGTGAAATAAGGATGCACAGATTACTACAACAAGTGGGCAAAAGAGCTATTCGTAGACAAAAGCTTCGGAATCGCCAAATCTTAGTTGATGCTAATGACATATGCGATGTCCTACTCAATAATACT GTTACTAGCAAAGTGGTTGGAATATCGTTTGATACATCAGCAATCAACGAAGTGTTTATAAGCAAGGGAGCTTTCAAAAGAATGCCTAATCTCAGGTTCCTCAAAGTTATCAACAGTAAATATGATGTGTGTGAGAGAATGGATATACCTGAAGAGATAGAGCTTCCGCAACGTCTAAGGTTTCTACATTGGAAGGCATACCCAATCAAGTGTCTTCCTCCTACATTTAACACGGAATGTCTTGTCAAACTCGATCTTCGACATAGCCAGTTAGAGAAACTTTGGGAAGGAACTCAG CCGCTTAAAAATCTCAAGCAGATGGATCTGAGCTATTCCTACTATTTGAAGGAACTCCCAGATCTTTCAAATGCTACAAATCTTGAGGCACTGAAACTGAATGTTTGCAAGAGTTTGGTAGAACTTCCCTCCTCTATTTCAAATCTTGGTAAACTAAAAGACTTGTGGCTGGTTTCCTGCACAAATCTAGAAGTCGTTCCAACTAACTACACCTTTTCATCCCTTAATCCCATCCACATAGAAATATCGCGTACGAACATGACAACATTCGGTATGTCAGTCCCAGCGGCCAACGAAGTGCCTCCAGTGAGTGCCCTTTCGCTTCCTCATTACTTCTCTCTGTCTCTATCCTATAATCCAAAACTGAAGACACTAACACAATTCCCGATGACTATTACTCGTCTAGACCTAAACTGTTCTGGTATGGAAACAATATGCTGCATCAAAGATCTTCACATGTTAGAAGCAATTTTCCTTCTTAGCTGCAGAGAACTCAAATCACTTCCAGAGCTCCCTGCTTCTCTCAAGTCTCTACATGCAGGTGATTGTGAATCACTGGAGACCGTGTTTTGCCCTTTGAACACTCCATTAGCGAAGCTCACTTTCACCAACTGCTTGAAACTGGGCCAACAAGCACGAAACGAAATTATCCACCAACGGTTTCATAGATCTCTTCAGTTGGGGTGGTCATGGTTACCTGGAGCTGAAGTTCCTGGAGAGTTCGAGCTCCGAGCCCTGGGAAATACCTTGAGCTTCCCTCTTTCCACCTTCTCCAAGTTTAAGGTCTGCCTTGTTTGTTCCCCTGGTAACCTACCCGATTCATATTATGGGCACCACTTGATTTGTCGCCGGATACGCAAAGGCTACTCATACCCCATCCAGGAAATCGGGAAATGTCTATTCTTCATCTCATCAAATCAACCCGCGAAGCATCTCTTAGTTTTCCACTCTGACTTGCTTCTCGAGTACGGATGCCTTGAAGAGAGCGGAGATTTAACGTTTGAATTCACCTGCGATGTCAAGTACTTCGACATTATTGAATGTGGTGTCCAGATCGTGAAGGAGGAACCCGACGAAAGCAACAATGGAGGTTCTGGCGACGAAGATGGTGACAGCAACCACTGGAATACACAGGAATCAGGCCAAGATTcagacgaggaagaagaagctgatatTATCAGTGGCACGAGATCTGAATGTGGACTCAGCGACCAATGA
- the LOC108837627 gene encoding disease resistance protein RML1B isoform X3, giving the protein MASASSFASRNYKFNVFSSFHGPDVRKTLLSHMREQFKRNGITMFDDQEIVRSQEIAPSLTNGIRESRISIVFLSKKYASSSWCLDELVEILECKRAMGQIVMTIFYGVDPSDVRKQSGEFGISFNETCANKPDEERQKWSKALREVGNIAGEDFQKWDNEVNMIKKITRDVSDKLNATSSRDFDGMVGLESHLRKMEDLLDFDYDGVKMVGISGPAGIGKTTIARALHSRFSHKFQLTCFTENLRGSYHSSGLDDYGLQLHLQEQLLSKVLNQDGTRVCHLGVLPQRSSSLRVLIILDDVNSLKQLEALAGDTSWFGFGSRIIVTTEDQELLQQHGIDNIYHVSFPSRQEGLEILCRYAFKQCSPKEGFEELAIRITELCCKLPLGLRVVGSSLRGKREDEWIDVMSRLENILDQDIEKVLKVGYESLEDNEQTLFLYIAIFFKYNDGDLVKAMLAGIDLDVKYGLKILERKSLIEISARGEIRMHRLLQQVGKRAIRRQKLRNRQILVDANDICDVLLNNTVTSKVVGISFDTSAINEVFISKGAFKRMPNLRFLKVINSKYDVCERMDIPEEIELPQRLRFLHWKAYPIKCLPPTFNTECLVKLDLRHSQLEKLWEGTQPLKNLKQMDLSYSYYLKELPDLSNATNLEALKLNVCKSLVELPSSISNLGKLKDLWLVSCTNLEVVPTNYTFSSLNPIHIEISRTNMTTFGMSVPAANEVPPVSALSLPHYFSLSLSYNPKLKTLTQFPMTITRLDLNCSGMETICCIKDLHMLEAIFLLSCRELKSLPELPASLKSLHAGDCESLETVFCPLNTPLAKLTFTNCLKLGQQARNEIIHQRFHRSLQLGWSWLPGAEVPGEFELRALGNTLSFPLSTFSKFKVCLVCSPGNLPDSYYGHHLICRRIRKGYSYPIQEIGKCLFFISSNQPAKHLLVFHSDLLLEYGCLEESGDLTFEFTCDVKYFDIIECGVQIVKEEPDESNNGGSGDEDGDSNHWNTQESGQDSDEEEEADIISGTRSECGLSDQ; this is encoded by the exons ATGGCGTCTGCTTCTTCCTTTGCGTCTCGCAACTACAAGTTCAACGTCTTCTCGAGCTTCCATGGGCCTGACGTCCGTAAAACACTTCTCAGTCACATGCGCGAGCAATTCAAACGAAACGGGATCACTATGTTTGATGATCAAGAGATTGTGAGAAGCCAAGAGATAGCTCCTTCACTCACAAATGGTATAAGAGAATCAAGGATCTCGATCGTGTTTCTCTCCAAGAAATATGCTTCTTCAAGCTGGTGTTTAGATGAACTGGTGGAGATATTGGAGTGCAAGAGAGCTATGGGGCAGATAGTCATGACCATCTTCTACGGAGTGGATCCATCTGATGTACGGAAACAGAGCGGAGAATTCGGGATCTCTTTCAATGAAACTTGTGCAAATAAGCCGGACGAGGAAAGGCAGAAGTGGAGCAAAGCTTTGAGAGAAGTGGGAAACATTGCTGGAGAAGACTTCCAAAAATG ggACAATGAAGTAAACATGATCAAGAAGATCACAAGAGATGTTTCAGATAAATTGAATGCAACATCATCTAGGGATTTTGATGGCATGGTGGGACTTGAGTCTCATTTAAGGAAAATGGAGGATTTGCTAGATTTTGATTACGATGGAGTAAAGATGGTTGGAATCTCAGGTCCTGCAGGGATCGGTAAAACAACCATTGCCAGAGCTTTACATAGTCGTTTCTCTCATAAGTTTCAGCTTACTTGTTTTACGGAAAACCTTAGAGGAAGCTATCATAGTAGTGGTCTTGACGACTATGGTCTGCAGTTGCATTTACAAGAACAACTTCTGTCAAAGGTTTTGAACCAAGATGGTACAAGGGTATGCCATCTAGGTGTGTTACCACAAAGGTCAAGCAGCCTGAGAGTGCTCATCATTCTTGATGATGTAAACAGTCTAAAGCAATTAGAGGCTTTGGCTGGAGATACttcttggtttggttttggaagTAGGATTATCGTAACCACGGAAGATCAAGAGCTTTTGCAACAACATGGTATCGATAATATATACCATGTTAGTTTTCCATCGAGACAAGAAGGTCTTGAAATCTTATGTAGATATGCTTTCAAGCAATGCTCTCCAAAGGAGGGTTTTGAAGAGCTTGCTATAAGGATAACAGAACTTTGTTGCAAGCTTCCGTTGGGTCTCCGCGTTGTGGGTTCATCTCTACGTGGGAAGAGGGAGGACGAATGGATAGATGTAATGAGTAGGCTAGAAAATATTCTTGATCAAGATATCGAGAAAGTGTTAAAAGTCGGCTACGAAAGTCTAGAAGACAATGAGCAAACACTATTTCTCTATATTGCAATCTTCTTCAAGTATAATGATGGTGATCTTGTGAAAGCCATGCTGGCTGGCATTGACTTGGACGTTAAATACGGGTTGAAAATCCTAGAAAGAAAATCGCTCATAGAGATATCTGCCCGTGGTGAAATAAGGATGCACAGATTACTACAACAAGTGGGCAAAAGAGCTATTCGTAGACAAAAGCTTCGGAATCGCCAAATCTTAGTTGATGCTAATGACATATGCGATGTCCTACTCAATAATACT GTTACTAGCAAAGTGGTTGGAATATCGTTTGATACATCAGCAATCAACGAAGTGTTTATAAGCAAGGGAGCTTTCAAAAGAATGCCTAATCTCAGGTTCCTCAAAGTTATCAACAGTAAATATGATGTGTGTGAGAGAATGGATATACCTGAAGAGATAGAGCTTCCGCAACGTCTAAGGTTTCTACATTGGAAGGCATACCCAATCAAGTGTCTTCCTCCTACATTTAACACGGAATGTCTTGTCAAACTCGATCTTCGACATAGCCAGTTAGAGAAACTTTGGGAAGGAACTCAG CCGCTTAAAAATCTCAAGCAGATGGATCTGAGCTATTCCTACTATTTGAAGGAACTCCCAGATCTTTCAAATGCTACAAATCTTGAGGCACTGAAACTGAATGTTTGCAAGAGTTTGGTAGAACTTCCCTCCTCTATTTCAAATCTTGGTAAACTAAAAGACTTGTGGCTGGTTTCCTGCACAAATCTAGAAGTCGTTCCAACTAACTACACCTTTTCATCCCTTAATCCCATCCACATAGAAATATCGCGTACGAACATGACAACATTCGGTATGTCAGTCCCAGCGGCCAACGAAGTGCCTCCAGTGAGTGCCCTTTCGCTTCCTCATTACTTCTCTCTGTCTCTATCCTATAATCCAAAACTGAAGACACTAACACAATTCCCGATGACTATTACTCGTCTAGACCTAAACTGTTCTGGTATGGAAACAATATGCTGCATCAAAGATCTTCACATGTTAGAAGCAATTTTCCTTCTTAGCTGCAGAGAACTCAAATCACTTCCAGAGCTCCCTGCTTCTCTCAAGTCTCTACATGCAGGTGATTGTGAATCACTGGAGACCGTGTTTTGCCCTTTGAACACTCCATTAGCGAAGCTCACTTTCACCAACTGCTTGAAACTGGGCCAACAAGCACGAAACGAAATTATCCACCAACGGTTTCATAGATCTCTTCAGTTGGGGTGGTCATGGTTACCTGGAGCTGAAGTTCCTGGAGAGTTCGAGCTCCGAGCCCTGGGAAATACCTTGAGCTTCCCTCTTTCCACCTTCTCCAAGTTTAAGGTCTGCCTTGTTTGTTCCCCTGGTAACCTACCCGATTCATATTATGGGCACCACTTGATTTGTCGCCGGATACGCAAAGGCTACTCATACCCCATCCAGGAAATCGGGAAATGTCTATTCTTCATCTCATCAAATCAACCCGCGAAGCATCTCTTAGTTTTCCACTCTGACTTGCTTCTCGAGTACGGATGCCTTGAAGAGAGCGGAGATTTAACGTTTGAATTCACCTGCGATGTCAAGTACTTCGACATTATTGAATGTGGTGTCCAGATCGTGAAGGAGGAACCCGACGAAAGCAACAATGGAGGTTCTGGCGACGAAGATGGTGACAGCAACCACTGGAATACACAGGAATCAGGCCAAGATTcagacgaggaagaagaagctgatatTATCAGTGGCACGAGATCTGAATGTGGACTCAGCGACCAATGA
- the LOC130500197 gene encoding uncharacterized protein LOC130500197: MDGGLEEVMQAMSLEEDLPVILTDDEDYSAAVRNEKSLIGRLLNPECQNMARMLRTMPRIWRIYDRVRGIALSNESFQFIFDLETDLNTVLNQGFWTSEDWGMVMDRWVEFPPQDYLQKAYVWIRLSQLPVNYLTLKTIRAVSNPIGHVKDIEFDPTKPHLQEYVRVRVILDLQQPVRDTKVMQLPGGRSTVVKVEYERVRKKCFHCFRLSHEKQRCPILKAQKHNGGSATDKGKSVALAPVIHRQHHPDLVEAIMPLLAPTAPPGFPPKSLVAPEVFEEMQYYMNCTDPEERRLREAKMVKALRDLSTNPGAQSSYLCLEDHPIISGVQNKNVGRVFDFRSAQTEETEQSQQMMPTEELRGAEAIAPKDGLSLTGRRLEKLSLAMTAHIEPQLKPQTVAEGSGDNLRINAGVAFTMGRDDQSVSGGSGKNRASKRPGAS, translated from the coding sequence ATGGACGGAGGTTTGGAAGAAGTGATGCAAGCAATGTCCTTAGAGGAAGATCTACCGGTGATATTGACGGACGATGAAGATTACAGTGCGGCGGTTCGTAACGAAAAGAGCCTGATAGGAAGGCTCTTGAACCCAGAATGTCAGAACATGGCTCGTATGCTCCGAACTATGCCGaggatttggagaatctatgaTCGGGTGAGAGGAATAGCATTATCCAACGAGAGTTTCCAGTTCATCTTTGATCTGGAAACAGACCTTAACACAGTGTTGAATCAAGGATTCTGGACGTCTGAAGATTGGGGAATGGTGATGGATAGATGGGTGGAATTCCCTCCTCAGGATTATCTACAAAAAGCCTATGTATGGATCCGACTCTCACAGCTTCCAGTGAACTATCTCACCTTGAAAACCATTAGGGCAGTCTCTAACCCAATTGGTCATGTCAAAGATATTGAGTTCGACCCGACCAAACCACACTTGCAAGAGTATGTACGCGTGCGAGTGATTCTGGATCTTCAGCAACCGGTGAGAGACACTAAAGTGATGCAACTTCCTGGTGGAAGAAGCACAGTTGTGAAGGTGGAGTATGAAAGAGTGAGGAAGAAGTGCTTTCATTGCTTTAGACTCTCACATGAGAAACAAAGATGCCCTATTCTCAAAGCTCAGAAACATAATGGAGGTTCGGCTACTGACAAAGGAAAAAGTGTCGCTTTAGCACCAGTGATACACCGTCAGCATCATCCTGATCTAGTAGAGGCTATCATGCCTCTCTTGGCACCTACGGCACCCCCGGGGTTTCCTCCTAAATCCTTGGTGGCTCCAGAGGTGTTTGAGGAGATGCAGTACTACATGAACTGCACTGATCCAGAAGAAAGACGCCTAAGAGAAGCAAAGATGGTGAAAGCTCTCCGGGATCTCTCTACAAACCCAGGAGCCCAGAGCTCGTATCTTTGCTTAGAGGATCATCCCATAATTTCTGGTGTGCAGAACAAAAATGTGGGAAGGGTCTTTGATTTTCGTTCAGCacaaacagaggaaacagaacAGAGTCAGCAAATGATGCCTACAGAGGAGCTAAGGGGTGCTGAAGCTATAGCTCCAAAGGATGGTCTCTCGTTAACTGGCAGACGGCTGGAGAAGCTCTCATTGGCAATGACTGCTCACATTGAGCCACAGTTAAAGCCTCAAACAGTTGCTGAAGGCTCGGGAGATAATTTGCGGATAAACGCAGGAGTGGCGTTCACAATGGGTCGTGATGATCAGTCAGTATCAGGAGGAAGTGGTAAAAACAGAGCATCCAAGCGACCTGGAGCATCGTAG
- the LOC108837627 gene encoding disease resistance protein RML1B isoform X2, which yields MASASSFASRNYKFNVFSSFHGPDVRKTLLSHMREQFKRNGITMFDDQEIVRSQEIAPSLTNGIRESRISIVILSKKYASSSWCLDELVEILECKRAMGQIVMTIFYRVDPSDVRKQSGEFGISFNETCANKPDEERQKWSKALREVGNIAGEDFQKWDNEVNMIKKITRDVSDKLNATSSRDFDGMVGLESHLRKMEDLLDFDYDGVKMVGISGPAGIGKTTIARALHSRFSHKFQLTCFTENLRGSYHSSGLDDYGLQLHLQEQLLSKVLNQDGTRVCHLGVLPQRSSSLRVLIILDDVNSLKQLEALAGDTSWFGFGSRIIVTTEDQELLQQHGIDNIYHVSFPSRQEGLEILCRYAFKQCSPKEGFEELAIRITELCCKLPLGLRVVGSSLRGKREDEWIDVMSRLENILDQDIEKVLKVGYESLEDNEQTLFLYIAIFFKYNDGDLVKAMLAGIDLDVKYGLKILERKSLIEISARGEIRMHRLLQQVGKRAIRRQKLRNRQILVDANDICDVLLNNTVTSKVVGISFDTSAINEVFISKGAFKRMPNLRFLKVINSKYDVCERMDIPEEIELPQRLRFLHWKAYPIKCLPPTFNTECLVKLDLRHSQLEKLWEGTQPLKNLKQMDLSYSYYLKELPDLSNATNLEALKLNVCKSLVELPSSISNLGKLKDLWLVSCTNLEVVPTNYTFSSLNPIHIEISRTNMTTFGMSVPAANEVPPT from the exons ATGGCGTCTGCTTCTTCCTTTGCGTCTCGCAACTACAAGTTCAACGTCTTCTCGAGCTTCCATGGGCCTGACGTCCGTAAAACACTTCTCAGTCACATGCGCGAGCAATTCAAACGAAACGGGATCACTATGTTTGATGATCAAGAGATTGTGAGAAGCCAAGAGATAGCTCCTTCACTCACAAATGGTATAAGAGAATCAAGGATCTCGATCGTGATTCTCTCCAAGAAATATGCTTCTTCAAGCTGGTGTTTAGATGAACTGGTTGAGATATTGGAGTGCAAGAGAGCTATGGGGCAGATAGTCATGACCATCTTCTACAGAGTGGATCCATCTGATGTACGGAAACAGAGCGGAGAATTCGGGATCTCTTTCAATGAAACTTGTGCAAATAAGCCGGACGAGGAAAGGCAGAAGTGGAGCAAAGCTTTGAGAGAAGTGGGAAACATTGCTGGAGAAGACTTCCAAAAATG ggACAATGAAGTAAACATGATCAAGAAGATCACAAGAGATGTTTCAGATAAATTGAATGCAACATCATCTAGGGATTTTGATGGCATGGTGGGACTTGAGTCTCATTTAAGGAAAATGGAGGATTTGCTAGATTTTGATTACGATGGAGTAAAGATGGTTGGAATCTCAGGTCCTGCAGGGATCGGTAAAACAACCATTGCCAGAGCTTTACATAGTCGTTTCTCTCATAAGTTTCAGCTTACTTGTTTTACGGAAAACCTTAGAGGAAGCTATCATAGTAGTGGTCTTGACGACTATGGTCTGCAGTTGCATTTACAAGAACAACTTCTGTCAAAGGTTTTGAACCAAGATGGTACAAGGGTATGCCATCTAGGTGTGTTACCACAAAGGTCAAGCAGCCTGAGAGTGCTCATCATTCTTGATGATGTAAACAGTCTAAAGCAATTAGAGGCTTTGGCTGGAGATACttcttggtttggttttggaagTAGGATTATCGTAACCACGGAAGATCAAGAGCTTTTGCAACAACATGGTATCGATAATATATACCATGTTAGTTTTCCATCGAGACAAGAAGGTCTTGAAATCTTATGTAGATATGCTTTCAAGCAATGCTCTCCAAAGGAGGGTTTTGAAGAGCTTGCTATAAGGATAACAGAACTTTGTTGCAAGCTTCCGTTGGGTCTCCGCGTTGTGGGTTCATCTCTACGTGGGAAGAGGGAGGACGAATGGATAGATGTAATGAGTAGGCTAGAAAATATTCTTGATCAAGATATCGAGAAAGTGTTAAAAGTCGGCTACGAAAGTCTAGAAGACAATGAGCAAACACTATTTCTCTATATTGCAATCTTCTTCAAGTATAATGATGGTGATCTTGTGAAAGCCATGCTGGCTGGCATTGACTTGGACGTTAAATACGGGTTGAAAATCCTAGAAAGAAAATCGCTCATAGAGATATCTGCCCGTGGTGAAATAAGGATGCACAGATTACTACAACAAGTGGGCAAAAGAGCTATTCGTAGACAAAAGCTTCGGAATCGCCAAATCTTAGTTGATGCTAATGACATATGCGATGTCCTACTCAATAATACT GTTACTAGCAAAGTGGTTGGAATATCGTTTGATACATCAGCAATCAACGAAGTGTTTATAAGCAAGGGAGCTTTCAAAAGAATGCCTAATCTCAGGTTCCTCAAAGTTATCAACAGTAAATATGATGTGTGTGAGAGAATGGATATACCTGAAGAGATAGAGCTTCCGCAACGTCTAAGGTTTCTACATTGGAAGGCATACCCAATCAAGTGTCTTCCTCCTACATTTAACACGGAATGTCTTGTCAAACTCGATCTTCGACATAGCCAGTTAGAGAAACTTTGGGAAGGAACTCAG CCGCTTAAAAATCTCAAGCAGATGGATCTGAGCTATTCCTACTATTTGAAGGAACTCCCAGATCTTTCAAATGCTACAAATCTTGAGGCACTGAAACTGAATGTTTGCAAGAGTTTGGTAGAACTTCCCTCCTCTATTTCAAATCTTGGTAAACTAAAAGACTTGTGGCTGGTTTCCTGCACAAATCTAGAAGTCGTTCCAACTAACTACACCTTTTCATCCCTTAATCCCATCCACATAGAAATATCGCGTACGAACATGACAACATTCGGTATGTCAGTCCCAGCGGCCAACGAAGTGCCTCCA ACCTAA